The following proteins come from a genomic window of Paenibacillus swuensis:
- a CDS encoding ABC transporter permease — MSKAGNRVKSSPSFVREFNKNKSLFLMVLPGALLFFLFSYLPMPGVLIAFKDMKFFSSNLFVNFFNSEWVLFENFKFFINSPDAWIITRNTISYNLAFIVLGNIFAVALAILLDEIKSKYFVKAYQSALLLPYILSWIILSYILYAFLSPDLGFINKSILEPLGLPSVMWYSETKYWPYILFLLNTIKYTGYNTIIYLAAIAAIDESYYEAAAIDGANKLQQIRKITVPMLSGIVIVMILLGVGRIFNSDFGLFFLTPMESGALFNVTNVIDTYVFRALRGTGDIGMSAAAGLYQSAMGFICIITVNWIIKRYDPEKAIF, encoded by the coding sequence ATGAGTAAAGCGGGAAACCGAGTGAAATCCAGCCCGTCTTTTGTCCGTGAGTTCAATAAGAATAAATCCTTGTTTCTCATGGTCTTACCGGGAGCGTTGCTATTCTTTCTATTCAGCTATCTGCCCATGCCGGGGGTCTTGATCGCATTCAAGGATATGAAGTTTTTCTCAAGCAATCTGTTTGTGAACTTCTTCAATAGTGAATGGGTATTATTTGAGAACTTCAAGTTTTTCATTAATTCACCGGATGCCTGGATTATTACTAGAAATACCATTTCGTATAATCTCGCCTTTATCGTCCTTGGAAATATCTTCGCGGTGGCACTTGCCATTCTTCTCGATGAGATTAAAAGTAAATATTTCGTGAAAGCTTACCAGAGCGCGCTCTTACTGCCCTATATTCTTTCCTGGATCATTCTGAGTTACATCTTATATGCCTTCTTGAGTCCGGATCTGGGTTTCATCAATAAAAGCATTTTGGAGCCGTTGGGCCTTCCCTCTGTAATGTGGTATTCGGAAACAAAGTATTGGCCGTACATCTTGTTCTTGTTAAACACGATAAAGTACACCGGCTATAACACGATTATTTATCTTGCGGCCATCGCGGCTATCGATGAAAGCTACTATGAAGCAGCAGCCATAGACGGGGCAAACAAGCTGCAGCAAATCCGGAAAATTACCGTCCCCATGCTGTCGGGTATCGTTATTGTAATGATCCTGTTAGGGGTCGGGCGAATCTTTAATTCCGACTTTGGCCTCTTTTTCCTAACACCTATGGAGAGCGGCGCTTTGTTTAATGTTACGAATGTTATAGACACCTATGTATTTAGAGCACTGAGAGGAACGGGAGACATAGGCATGTCAGCGGCCGCGGGGTTGTATCAATCGGCTATGGGCTTTATATGCATCATTACGGTGAACTGGATTATTAAGAGATATGATCCGGAGAAGGCGATTTTTTAA
- a CDS encoding collagen-like repeat preface domain-containing protein codes for MAGTLANKKRSCNNKSRVFIRKKRCCRVVCPPIKLQQRIDVIELIQKLNELLPNLLKNPSESVIAETKSVLRGLDRWIIRACLPTAVRVPVRSSIRNILSTLRTFKLSANATAIKLQVLVNDLTDALTVVTTTTQIRLEFFGQLSIINQTLSTVILEIGQPGPAGPVGPVGPAGSMGLPGPSGPSGPSGATGATGATGPIGPAGPPGPLVTANNASFSNGAQTVEPGSNVQFNSIDILNGSAIQLVPPDSISLAPDQTYLILYRLAGPQVSDGTGRLARFQVELDGVPVPISSGISNGVEISESFGFGIVNTPPGNPSSLTITNSGTDAYPADFGTGITIVKLA; via the coding sequence TTGGCGGGCACATTGGCAAATAAGAAAAGGTCTTGTAATAACAAGAGTCGTGTCTTCATAAGGAAAAAGAGATGCTGCAGAGTAGTCTGTCCCCCAATAAAATTACAACAACGAATTGATGTCATTGAGCTCATCCAAAAACTAAACGAACTATTGCCTAACTTGTTAAAGAACCCGAGTGAATCGGTCATCGCTGAGACGAAGTCAGTGCTCCGCGGGTTAGATCGATGGATAATTCGGGCCTGTCTTCCAACTGCTGTCCGCGTTCCGGTACGAAGCAGTATTCGCAATATCCTGAGTACGTTAAGAACATTCAAACTATCGGCAAATGCCACTGCAATTAAGCTCCAGGTATTAGTTAATGATTTAACCGATGCATTGACTGTGGTTACGACAACAACGCAAATCCGACTGGAGTTCTTCGGACAGTTATCCATTATCAACCAAACATTGTCAACGGTCATTCTTGAGATCGGGCAACCCGGACCAGCGGGTCCAGTGGGTCCAGTGGGTCCAGCAGGATCCATGGGTCTACCAGGTCCATCAGGTCCATCAGGTCCATCAGGTGCTACAGGTGCTACAGGTGCTACAGGACCCATTGGACCCGCAGGACCTCCTGGCCCACTTGTCACGGCGAACAATGCTAGCTTTAGTAATGGAGCACAAACCGTAGAGCCGGGATCGAATGTACAATTCAACTCGATTGATATCTTGAACGGATCGGCCATTCAATTGGTTCCACCCGATTCCATCTCATTAGCACCGGATCAAACTTATTTAATCTTGTATCGTTTAGCAGGTCCTCAAGTCTCAGATGGTACAGGACGTCTGGCGAGATTTCAGGTCGAGTTGGACGGAGTGCCTGTTCCGATATCAAGCGGCATTTCAAACGGCGTAGAAATCTCGGAATCTTTTGGATTCGGTATTGTAAACACTCCCCCAGGCAATCCTTCTTCCCTAACGATTACGAACAGTGGTACCGATGCTTATCCTGCCGATTTCGGTACGGGGATTACGATCGTAAAGCTGGCTTAG
- a CDS encoding AraC family transcriptional regulator, which produces MFSVLQRIQFKKRTLYYKILLYITLIVSVSILIVSALQYSYARDNSIKQINEYSTESLLQISYSAKLLTDTARNLLSQLFLDADVSTLINDTTPDEKEIVTGIHKLDTFKNSLDYIQSIYVFNNNNSTFYTSLSSQSLKPEKEFFDTELVSMLKEPDNIKKSIPISRKILLPNVPQDERNYIDTFTFIYVEKNSKGEVDSAIVINISERWLRDVIQVIHSKKLGEIVVVNHNGQVISSNLTYSQVKEVERSTGIQQIISSEEASGDLTAGIGGDKFLLNYVSLDNVQWKFIRITKYQEFTSQLHQQLVKTVIFSLLIMLSGVVLSLFLGRMVYRPVDSVLSQLEHQLFQSKSDRFELKHTLLRKLLLSEELDERKLESQLRKFNIPFSIETEVVLVLFKIDHFHEFCNKYNAGDRKLMKYALLNIASEIMGKLHHNEPVDLEQDQLALILEADHNTETLSTTAFQAAITNIQESVSSYLHITFTTVVSNSGSLFFEAGKLYQQAIERSYYKFDSGKTSIIFCNETELKSAQDYLFPQETSKIMVDNLKLGRYEDSLLMFKEIIESTRGYSLSTIQTVLSKLIIHISDAVEQINKNAGISLSVHLTTFITHVTSAETVADVYSEYELLLARIQTLSLDKKSGKHDELIATVNLFIQNSHEDVNLCLGSIAETLGMSSLYLGRIYKKHTSKSVSDAINEVRLMKAMDLLKETALPISKIVAASGFANDKYFFTIFKKWNGITPTEYRSSARKVPDHSL; this is translated from the coding sequence ATGTTCTCAGTTCTTCAAAGAATCCAGTTCAAGAAAAGAACCCTGTATTACAAAATCCTCTTGTACATCACCCTGATTGTGAGTGTATCGATTCTTATTGTTTCTGCCCTTCAATACAGCTACGCCAGGGATAACTCCATTAAACAAATTAACGAGTATAGTACGGAAAGCCTGCTCCAGATCAGTTACAGCGCGAAGCTTCTGACCGATACGGCGCGCAATTTGCTGTCTCAACTTTTTCTGGACGCGGATGTCTCTACTCTAATTAACGATACAACCCCGGACGAGAAGGAAATCGTCACCGGGATTCATAAATTAGATACGTTTAAGAACAGTCTGGATTATATACAATCGATCTATGTCTTTAATAACAATAACAGCACGTTCTACACCTCCCTTTCTTCTCAATCCCTCAAACCGGAGAAAGAGTTCTTTGATACGGAACTCGTTTCGATGCTCAAGGAACCTGATAACATCAAAAAATCCATACCCATTTCAAGAAAAATACTGCTGCCTAACGTTCCGCAGGACGAGCGAAATTATATTGATACCTTTACTTTTATCTATGTGGAAAAGAACTCGAAAGGCGAGGTCGACAGTGCCATTGTCATCAATATTTCCGAGCGTTGGCTTCGAGACGTTATTCAGGTTATCCATTCCAAGAAACTGGGAGAAATTGTAGTGGTCAATCACAATGGCCAAGTAATCAGCAGCAATCTGACCTACAGTCAAGTAAAAGAAGTGGAGCGCAGTACGGGGATTCAGCAAATCATAAGTTCCGAGGAAGCATCAGGGGATTTAACCGCAGGGATCGGCGGAGATAAGTTTTTGCTTAATTACGTTTCTTTGGACAATGTGCAGTGGAAGTTTATTCGCATTACCAAATATCAGGAATTTACCAGTCAGTTACATCAGCAGCTGGTTAAGACCGTTATCTTCTCCTTGCTCATCATGCTTTCAGGAGTGGTGTTGTCGCTATTTCTTGGACGGATGGTTTATAGGCCGGTGGATTCTGTTCTTTCCCAATTGGAACATCAATTGTTCCAGAGCAAGAGCGATCGTTTTGAACTCAAACATACTCTCTTAAGGAAACTGTTGCTTAGCGAAGAACTGGATGAGAGGAAACTCGAATCGCAGCTGCGCAAATTCAACATCCCCTTTTCCATTGAGACTGAGGTTGTATTAGTCCTTTTTAAAATTGATCATTTTCATGAATTTTGCAATAAATACAACGCCGGAGACCGCAAGCTGATGAAATACGCACTGTTGAATATCGCGTCTGAAATCATGGGCAAGTTGCATCATAACGAACCTGTGGATTTGGAGCAAGACCAGTTGGCACTTATCCTCGAAGCGGATCATAACACAGAAACCCTCTCAACCACGGCATTTCAGGCAGCTATTACGAACATACAGGAATCGGTATCGAGCTATTTGCATATCACATTTACAACAGTAGTAAGTAATTCCGGAAGTTTATTTTTTGAAGCAGGCAAGTTATATCAGCAGGCCATAGAGAGATCCTATTACAAATTTGATTCCGGGAAGACCTCCATCATCTTTTGCAATGAAACAGAATTAAAATCTGCACAGGACTATCTGTTTCCTCAAGAAACATCCAAAATCATGGTGGACAATCTGAAGCTGGGCAGATATGAAGACTCGCTGCTGATGTTCAAAGAAATTATTGAGTCTACCAGAGGCTATTCGTTGTCGACGATCCAGACGGTATTGTCTAAGCTCATTATCCATATCAGTGATGCCGTAGAACAAATTAATAAAAACGCGGGTATTTCCCTTTCCGTGCATCTCACTACCTTTATCACACACGTCACCAGCGCTGAGACGGTTGCGGACGTTTATTCGGAATACGAACTTCTGTTAGCGAGAATACAAACCTTGTCCCTTGATAAAAAATCAGGAAAACATGATGAGTTGATCGCGACTGTCAACCTCTTCATCCAAAATAGCCACGAGGATGTTAACTTATGTCTGGGAAGCATTGCCGAAACACTTGGCATGTCCTCCCTCTATCTCGGAAGAATTTATAAAAAACACACATCCAAATCGGTTTCCGACGCCATTAACGAAGTAAGACTCATGAAAGCTATGGACTTATTAAAGGAAACCGCTTTGCCTATATCTAAAATTGTCGCGGCCTCGGGATTTGCCAACGACAAGTATTTCTTTACCATCTTTAAAAAGTGGAACGGAATTACCCCTACCGAATACCGTTCCAGTGCAAGGAAGGTGCCGGATCATAGCTTGTAG
- a CDS encoding GntR family transcriptional regulator has product MGLSMDDSRPIFVQIAERIEDDILENRLPEESQVPSTNQFAAFYQINPATAAKGVNLLVDLGILYKKRGIGMFVAEGARVVLMEKRREQFYEQYVVAMVHEAKKLGITTEQLTMMIQRGERA; this is encoded by the coding sequence ATGGGACTAAGTATGGACGACAGCCGTCCAATTTTTGTACAGATCGCAGAACGCATTGAGGATGACATCCTGGAGAACCGACTGCCCGAAGAGTCGCAGGTGCCGTCAACGAATCAGTTCGCGGCATTCTATCAGATTAATCCGGCGACAGCGGCCAAGGGTGTGAACCTGTTGGTGGATCTAGGTATTTTGTACAAAAAGAGAGGGATAGGCATGTTCGTAGCGGAGGGAGCGCGTGTGGTGCTGATGGAGAAACGCCGGGAGCAATTCTATGAGCAATATGTGGTGGCCATGGTGCATGAAGCCAAGAAGCTGGGCATTACGACGGAGCAATTGACCATGATGATCCAGAGAGGGGAGCGGGCGTGA
- a CDS encoding AraC family transcriptional regulator, giving the protein MDWLGNLNRAMEYIDENLTEELELKEAAKRALCSEYHFSRMFSFLAGTTLSEYIRRRRLTLAAFELQTNKGRIIDVAVKYGYSSADAFSRAFQAQHGIPPSVAKSEGVSFKAYPRMTFQLTVQGGNAMHYRIVEKGPFRIVGLMKTVPIQFDGVNSEIESMWRSLSQEDIIQLKALSDLEPGGLIQASTNFSEDRMEEKGTLDHYVGVATSQACPEPWTKLEVADTTWAVFEAIGPFPETLQNVWGRIYSEWFPSASYELARGPEILWNESKDIASPTFRSEIWIPVVAK; this is encoded by the coding sequence GTGGATTGGCTGGGTAATTTAAATCGGGCTATGGAATACATTGATGAGAATCTTACAGAAGAGTTGGAGCTGAAGGAAGCGGCGAAGCGGGCTTTGTGCTCGGAATATCACTTTTCCAGGATGTTTTCCTTTCTTGCTGGAACTACCCTGTCAGAATACATTCGCCGCAGACGACTGACGCTTGCTGCATTCGAACTTCAGACCAACAAAGGAAGAATCATCGATGTTGCTGTGAAGTACGGGTACAGTTCCGCAGACGCATTCTCCAGAGCCTTTCAGGCGCAGCATGGGATACCGCCATCGGTGGCAAAGTCCGAAGGAGTATCCTTCAAAGCCTATCCGCGTATGACCTTCCAATTAACCGTACAGGGAGGAAACGCAATGCATTATCGTATTGTAGAGAAAGGGCCTTTCCGGATCGTAGGTCTGATGAAAACGGTGCCCATTCAATTCGATGGAGTGAATTCGGAGATTGAGTCCATGTGGAGAAGCTTATCTCAGGAGGATATTATTCAGCTTAAAGCACTATCCGATCTGGAACCCGGGGGTCTCATTCAGGCGTCGACGAATTTTTCCGAAGATCGCATGGAAGAGAAGGGAACGCTCGACCACTACGTCGGGGTGGCTACAAGCCAGGCGTGTCCCGAGCCGTGGACGAAACTGGAGGTTGCCGATACCACCTGGGCTGTATTCGAAGCCATCGGCCCCTTCCCGGAAACGTTGCAGAATGTGTGGGGACGCATCTATTCCGAATGGTTTCCTTCGGCTAGTTACGAGCTGGCGAGAGGCCCCGAGATCTTGTGGAACGAGAGCAAGGACATCGCATCACCCACTTTCCGAAGTGAAATCTGGATCCCTGTAGTGGCCAAATAA
- a CDS encoding ABC transporter substrate-binding protein: MKIKASSIVKFVLPWLLISSMALAGCSNENGGNAAKANVTPEGSETAELAPIELDWYYTGPGPQKDVALIENEMNRYLKDKINTTVKLHALDWGSYDQKISTLLASGEKIDLVVSNSWAFQYPNAVAKGLLTDLTPLLDKYAPETKKLLSERNWIEPQSINGKVYNLPAIKEMASQAGVMFNKDIADKHGIDLTKIKTYKDLESVFKVIKEKDPTITPFVMTGGLNVFHAGLAWDLTLPNSISYAIHLDSATDKWTPIFSNPIYKDYLIQTRKYYTEGYINKDAATLKDVAPLIKSGKAFSYPSQLKPGNDKEASKSNGVNLYQVPLSKTVSTQADLTNSMMAIPTTAKDPARSLMFYNLMYTDPYLINLMDYGIEGTHWVWLDKEKQIIDFAPAANGGKDSGWNHGTNWLFGNQLLSYLFKGEDPNKWKNFEEFNKSAVRGPDFGFTFDAEPVKREVATLKNVDTEFRDPIFSGSIDLDKYLPAYEKKAMDAGLMKVLDEMNKQYEAFKAKQK, from the coding sequence TTGAAAATTAAAGCAAGCAGTATTGTAAAGTTTGTCCTGCCATGGTTGCTTATCAGCTCAATGGCCCTTGCGGGTTGCAGTAACGAGAATGGTGGAAACGCAGCAAAGGCTAACGTTACCCCGGAAGGTTCAGAAACAGCAGAACTGGCACCCATCGAATTAGACTGGTATTATACAGGGCCGGGTCCGCAGAAAGATGTCGCACTTATTGAGAATGAGATGAATCGTTACCTGAAGGATAAAATAAACACGACCGTGAAGCTGCATGCCTTGGATTGGGGCAGCTACGATCAGAAGATATCGACCCTTCTTGCTTCCGGTGAAAAAATTGATCTGGTTGTAAGTAACAGTTGGGCATTTCAGTACCCGAATGCGGTTGCCAAGGGATTGCTCACGGACTTAACCCCATTACTTGATAAGTATGCTCCCGAAACAAAGAAGCTTCTTAGCGAACGTAATTGGATCGAACCTCAATCCATTAATGGAAAGGTTTACAATCTTCCAGCCATTAAAGAGATGGCTTCCCAAGCGGGTGTCATGTTTAACAAAGATATCGCTGATAAACATGGCATTGATCTAACGAAAATCAAAACCTATAAAGATCTGGAATCGGTCTTCAAAGTTATTAAGGAGAAGGATCCTACAATTACTCCATTCGTCATGACAGGCGGGTTAAATGTTTTTCATGCCGGACTGGCCTGGGACTTGACTCTGCCCAATTCCATCAGTTATGCCATTCATTTAGATTCGGCAACGGACAAATGGACCCCTATTTTCTCAAATCCCATCTATAAAGATTATTTAATACAGACCCGAAAGTATTATACAGAAGGCTATATTAATAAAGATGCGGCTACATTAAAAGATGTTGCTCCTCTGATTAAATCAGGAAAAGCATTCAGCTATCCGTCGCAATTGAAGCCTGGAAACGATAAAGAGGCTTCTAAATCAAACGGTGTGAATTTGTATCAAGTACCGCTGTCCAAAACCGTATCTACGCAAGCGGATCTAACGAACTCCATGATGGCTATACCTACAACTGCCAAAGATCCTGCTCGTTCTCTGATGTTCTACAACCTGATGTATACAGACCCTTATCTGATCAATCTTATGGATTATGGAATTGAAGGAACCCACTGGGTATGGTTAGACAAAGAGAAGCAGATTATTGATTTCGCTCCGGCTGCTAACGGCGGTAAAGATTCGGGTTGGAACCATGGGACAAACTGGCTTTTCGGCAATCAGCTGTTGTCTTACCTCTTCAAAGGTGAGGATCCAAATAAATGGAAGAACTTCGAGGAGTTCAACAAATCAGCGGTCAGAGGTCCTGACTTTGGATTTACATTCGATGCGGAACCCGTGAAGAGAGAAGTGGCCACACTTAAGAATGTCGATACCGAATTCAGAGATCCCATATTCTCGGGCTCGATCGATCTTGATAAGTACTTACCCGCTTATGAGAAAAAAGCCATGGATGCCGGATTGATGAAGGTTCTCGATGAAATGAATAAACAATATGAAGCGTTTAAGGCTAAGCAGAAATAG
- a CDS encoding class I SAM-dependent methyltransferase, whose product MDHVIDYYSQFDEWGRLDREPLEFTINLHYIKQYLAASGTILDNGAGPGKYAMELAKLGYNVTLSDLTPKLVDTAKQKAAELGLSEQFNGFHVLNATHLEGIADEIYDASLMLGPLYHLQKEEERISAVRELHRVTKRDGIVFVAFQSRMKMTITSLQYPQSWKPNDNLDTIKEFYETGVFNHNDKGRFTGAYYFDIDEVRPFMEKYGFDTIDLIGSSSVGAMLTDEQKQYWIEKGEYAKVIDFLISVAKDPSVLGISSHLLYVGRKRD is encoded by the coding sequence GTGGATCATGTGATTGATTACTACTCGCAATTCGATGAATGGGGAAGGTTGGATCGGGAACCGCTGGAGTTCACGATAAATCTGCACTACATAAAACAGTATTTAGCAGCATCCGGAACGATATTAGACAATGGTGCGGGACCCGGTAAATACGCAATGGAGCTGGCGAAGCTAGGATATAACGTCACGCTGTCGGACCTGACCCCTAAGCTGGTGGATACAGCGAAACAGAAGGCGGCTGAGTTAGGATTATCAGAACAGTTCAACGGATTTCACGTATTAAATGCAACCCATTTAGAGGGGATCGCCGACGAGATCTATGATGCTTCACTGATGCTTGGCCCGCTATACCATTTACAAAAGGAAGAGGAACGAATATCCGCAGTCAGGGAGCTGCATCGTGTAACCAAGCGGGACGGCATCGTGTTTGTCGCTTTCCAAAGTCGGATGAAAATGACCATTACCTCTTTACAATACCCACAATCTTGGAAACCCAACGACAACTTGGATACAATAAAAGAGTTCTACGAGACCGGGGTTTTCAACCATAACGATAAGGGTCGATTTACAGGGGCTTATTATTTTGACATCGATGAAGTAAGGCCTTTTATGGAGAAGTACGGGTTCGATACGATTGATTTAATCGGTTCCTCTAGTGTCGGAGCGATGCTTACCGATGAACAAAAGCAGTATTGGATCGAGAAGGGTGAGTATGCTAAGGTGATTGATTTTCTCATCTCGGTTGCTAAAGATCCATCTGTGCTGGGGATATCGTCTCATTTGCTGTATGTGGGGAGAAAGAGGGATTAA
- a CDS encoding helix-turn-helix domain-containing protein: MIFGEKLKTERTKKGWTQEEFAEKLFVSRQSVSKWENGQNYPSIEMVIKISDMLGLTIDELLRSDEELTRQVIKESKQLAYPKLKFLMDVLFIAGVVLLLIKLIVLLLNKITPLEVALVGGTFLWNFGPLILMVGAGIGSGILKEKYKQD; encoded by the coding sequence ATGATTTTTGGTGAGAAGTTAAAGACAGAGCGAACGAAAAAGGGTTGGACACAGGAAGAATTCGCTGAGAAGTTGTTTGTAAGCCGGCAGTCGGTTTCGAAATGGGAGAACGGTCAGAATTACCCAAGCATTGAAATGGTGATCAAAATCAGTGATATGCTAGGCTTAACGATTGATGAGCTATTAAGAAGTGACGAAGAGTTAACCAGGCAAGTCATTAAAGAAAGCAAACAACTGGCTTACCCCAAACTGAAATTTCTAATGGATGTCTTGTTTATAGCCGGCGTTGTCCTTCTGTTGATCAAGCTAATCGTACTCTTACTGAATAAAATTACTCCGTTGGAAGTCGCATTAGTTGGCGGGACATTTCTATGGAATTTCGGGCCGCTGATCCTGATGGTTGGTGCGGGAATCGGCTCCGGCATTCTCAAGGAAAAGTATAAGCAAGATTGA
- a CDS encoding TerC family protein has translation MEDIWLQYAWTLLILIGLEGLLSADNALVLAIIAKHLPDDQKRKAINYGIIMAFAFRFIALFGISFIATVWQLQAIGAAYLLYLGLKHIIQAMLVKRKNVPPSVETEDASGSGYWTTVGKIALADLAFAIDSILAAVALALGLPDSPLGDFGGMDGGQFIVVVLGGLAGLILIKFAATWFVKLLAQRPALETTAYVIVAWVGVKLAVITLAHKDIGVLDYDFPHSTAWKLFFYGVLIAIAVIGWFAPANKKAQAGQS, from the coding sequence TTGGAAGACATTTGGTTGCAGTATGCATGGACTTTATTGATTTTGATCGGATTGGAAGGTTTATTGTCAGCGGATAATGCGCTTGTTCTGGCAATCATCGCGAAGCATCTACCAGACGACCAGAAGAGAAAAGCTATTAATTATGGAATTATTATGGCCTTTGCATTCCGATTTATTGCGCTGTTCGGGATTTCATTTATCGCGACGGTTTGGCAGCTGCAAGCCATTGGGGCGGCCTACCTGTTATATCTGGGGCTAAAGCATATTATTCAGGCCATGTTGGTTAAGAGGAAGAATGTTCCCCCCAGTGTGGAAACCGAAGACGCTTCCGGCAGCGGGTACTGGACTACAGTTGGTAAGATTGCGCTTGCTGATTTGGCATTTGCCATCGACTCGATTCTTGCCGCGGTTGCACTTGCGCTCGGACTTCCGGATTCTCCGCTGGGTGACTTCGGGGGGATGGACGGAGGGCAATTCATTGTCGTAGTCCTTGGCGGTCTTGCCGGACTGATCTTAATTAAGTTCGCGGCGACTTGGTTCGTGAAGCTGCTTGCACAGCGACCTGCACTGGAGACGACCGCTTATGTAATTGTTGCGTGGGTAGGGGTGAAACTTGCGGTCATCACTCTGGCACACAAGGATATCGGGGTTCTGGATTACGATTTCCCGCATAGTACGGCTTGGAAGCTGTTCTTCTATGGCGTATTGATCGCCATTGCGGTTATTGGCTGGTTCGCCCCGGCTAACAAGAAAGCTCAAGCGGGTCAATCGTAG
- a CDS encoding DUF948 domain-containing protein — protein MSHEKSVALVAVSFAALAYYGIRTLNKTMESLTETNQTLAEVRKDTRELSEEAKRILHTAGDISQDVKGKIRKVEPIVDTVQDVGEILHNMTSTVKEIAAAAFHGTGKGQARSGGKEVWRKHKVLSQPKQTVITIPSSTYSARTIADLRVGRP, from the coding sequence GTGTCACATGAGAAAAGCGTCGCATTGGTTGCTGTGTCATTCGCGGCTTTAGCTTACTATGGCATTCGTACATTAAACAAGACGATGGAGTCATTAACGGAGACGAATCAGACGCTGGCGGAGGTTCGCAAGGACACTCGGGAGTTGTCCGAGGAAGCTAAGCGGATACTGCATACGGCGGGGGATATTTCCCAAGATGTAAAGGGAAAGATTCGTAAGGTGGAGCCCATCGTGGATACCGTTCAGGATGTGGGAGAAATCTTGCATAATATGACCTCTACAGTTAAGGAGATTGCCGCAGCAGCCTTCCACGGAACCGGCAAGGGGCAGGCTCGTTCGGGAGGAAAAGAGGTATGGCGTAAGCATAAGGTCCTGTCTCAACCGAAGCAAACCGTCATCACGATACCCTCTTCTACGTATTCGGCTCGTACAATTGCGGATTTGAGAGTTGGTCGTCCATAG
- a CDS encoding carbohydrate ABC transporter permease has protein sequence MMNKSYKVNEIKPAWKLIIHGIIALYAMLCVVPFFLVVAISFTDEKTLGLNGYSFIPAKLSFDAYSYILSGSSMVLQAYGITILATFVGTFLGLLVTSLYAYAISRKDFRYGRFFTGYAAVTMLFSGGLVPWYLVCTQLLHLNDTFYALIIPYLINAFFVIIMKTFFQSGVPDSIVESAKLDGAGEFRIFFSIVTRISLPAFATVGLFLALTYWNDWWLPMMFIEDQSLVNLQFLLYRIQNNMVFLTSSLVSADASASVADMPAESARMAMAVLATGPIILAYPFVQKYFVKGLTLGAVKG, from the coding sequence ATGATGAACAAAAGCTACAAAGTCAACGAGATCAAACCTGCTTGGAAGCTTATCATCCATGGCATCATAGCGCTTTACGCCATGCTCTGTGTGGTTCCGTTCTTTCTGGTAGTGGCGATTTCCTTTACGGATGAGAAGACACTGGGCTTGAACGGTTATTCCTTTATACCCGCAAAGCTGTCGTTCGATGCGTACAGCTATATTTTGTCAGGAAGCAGTATGGTCCTTCAAGCATATGGAATCACCATCCTGGCCACCTTCGTCGGTACTTTTCTTGGCTTGCTGGTTACTTCTCTTTACGCCTATGCCATTTCAAGAAAAGATTTTAGGTATGGACGGTTCTTTACCGGCTATGCGGCCGTTACTATGCTCTTTAGCGGCGGACTTGTTCCTTGGTATCTGGTATGTACCCAGCTGCTACATTTAAATGACACGTTCTACGCCTTAATTATTCCTTATTTAATCAACGCTTTTTTTGTAATCATCATGAAGACTTTTTTTCAGAGCGGCGTTCCCGATTCCATTGTCGAATCTGCCAAGCTGGACGGGGCGGGAGAATTCCGAATCTTCTTCTCGATCGTAACCCGAATCTCCCTGCCTGCCTTTGCTACCGTGGGTTTGTTTCTTGCCCTGACCTACTGGAACGATTGGTGGCTGCCTATGATGTTTATTGAAGATCAATCTTTAGTGAATCTCCAATTTCTGTTATACAGAATCCAAAACAACATGGTCTTCCTAACTTCAAGCCTTGTGTCTGCGGATGCGAGTGCCTCCGTGGCGGATATGCCCGCAGAGAGTGCGCGTATGGCCATGGCTGTCCTGGCGACAGGCCCGATCATACTTGCTTACCCTTTTGTACAGAAATACTTTGTGAAAGGTCTTACGCTAGGTGCGGTGAAGGGTTAA